The genomic window TCAGGCCTAGCCCGAAGTTCGACCCGATGGGCCTTGGGCCGGCCCAAGCCTAGTTCCAGCCCTACATATCAATGTAAATCATGGTTCAATTAGAAGATCAAACTCATAAGTAGCTAATCAAGGACTAGAAAGTTTTTTAGTCACTACAATGTCAATCCAAAATTCAATAGTTATCCCAGTATTCCGTAACTCACCAGGTCAACTTGACTCAGCAGGTTTTCAAGAGGACTCAAACCAAAAACTTAGCCTTCATTACATTGTCATCGGGATATTTTTGGATTATTAGACTTGCCAAGCATCTAAAATGTCAAATGAGTACAGTGAGTCAGTAACAGTTCTCAAATAGTTAAAACAACCCAAAACTTATCTGATGCCAACCAAATAAATTATCACAAAGACAATTCCCAACCATCTTCTTTCAATCACTGCCACCCTAACGACCAGCTCACCAAACCAGAGCAGATAGCAAGCGGCCTTTGCTCTTTCCAAGTTGAAGAGGACAATAAGAATTTGACTCCAAGAAGAGGCACCTTTCTCTTCACCACCAAACTCTTCCAATCTAACCAACTCTCTGCCACCACTGCCCACCAGTTTCATCTTCCCtacccccaaaaaaaagaaaaaaaagaaaaaaaaaaaagcctcgtCTCCGCCATCCTTTGAGGCCCGACCTATCAAGCCTCCAACCTAACCCGTGTGCCTGcctcaaaataaaagaaaaagaagaagaaaagcttCGTCTCCCCCTTCCCTTGAATCCCAACCTACCAAGCCTCACCAACCTAGGGACCAACCTCTGTGCGTGTAAGTATATATATAGGGATGAACCATGCTACGTACTCCTCTCAATTCCAAACCAATAGTGAGGCACTcaaatcaaagatctacaccattgATCATAATCCATACCATTAAAAATGCCCAGAGAATAAGGACCACATGTTTTGGTAGCctctaacctatgcatcaagtgaGTGCAAAATATACTAATACCTAACAGTTGAGGTGACTTTCATAACCAAGATACTATGTATTAGTTTTTACTAGAGTTTCCTTCCCAAACGTGCGTTTGCATGTACATCTTTACCAGTACATATAAGAGAGAACAGTAAAACCCAGTGGTTCCCAAATTCTAACTGGAACACTGATGCAAAAGATCGGGATGGATAAAGGATAGCAGGGCAGAGGGGCCCAAATTCTTCTCCCATAACCAATTCCTAATTGCTACAAGTGCTCACACTTATAATATAAGTTCTGCTTACGCATTCCTGTACCTTTTTGTTAAGTAGATAACCAAGTTGCTTCAAGTTATTCCATAGGCATATTTAAAATAAAGTGATAATTAAGCTATGTTAAGTTGACTATATTGATTATATTGGCACCTAAAGCATCAAATACTAGAAAAAAAGTTCACTGCATGACATTACAAAGAAATGTGTCAAGTGATAACACCTTTTGCCAATGTTAGCAAATAATAAGTGTTAAGCTGAGAAATATAGCATCATGATTCATGTCCAAGTCCAAAAGTGCCAATATTTCCATGCATCTAATTTGGAGTGTTGTacatagatagatagatacaaatacacatgtatatgtatgtgaaTTCTTTCGAAGGGATTGAGATGTTTCTCACAAACATACAATCGTGGAAAAGAAAAGGTCATTCACTTGTAATCCATGTAATATCCTAAAAGACTCGAGTCAAAAAGATGATAGTTTATCACACATAAAGTATTAGTAGTTGCTACATGTAAAGACAAGTATAAAAATCTTCACTCAACTGCAACCATAAGTTGCTCCAAATGACAAAGCAGAATTGTTGCATATCTAGCATCAAGAGTCAGGACTCCTAAATCAATATAAGATAGTGGTACCCTACTGCTCTTCCTTTCTGCAATGCTTTTTGAGGAAAGCTACATTCCTCCCATTTTTACTATCAAATGTTCTCTTAAAGATCACAAAGGGAAACAAATGTAGATCTCAAAAAAGTCATCCACAAGGTCAATCTTTAAAatcttaatattttaataattaaagatAACCGCCCCTATACAAAAGAAATTATCTTCAAGAGCACTTCTTCAATACAAGATGAAACTAAGTTTTGATATTGTAACTTCATGAATTGGAAGGTTGTCAAATGACTCAAATTGcctaggtaggttcttaaccatttAAAGGCCCAGCTGCAAATAAAGGCAGCCAGCAAGCAGGCGCCTGGGTTACAAACACATAGAAGTTAACACAAATGTATGCTTTCATATATAGAATCATGTACAGTTTCAAAACATATTAAAGAAAATCATATTGATAAACAGGAAGGTTGTCAACCACACAAGTTACGCAATAGTGAAatctttgatttaattattttagttTTACTTAATATTTTCTCTATTAGGTGATTTAAAGAATTTAAAGTTTCTTAGGATATAACATGTTCAAGCAAAAATTATTACCACAGGGAACATGTTGGAACTTGGAACTTAAAATTTACTGCCTTCAAAAAAACAATGAAAAGGTTACCTGCTTGAGAAAGTGGCCCCCAGGCAGCCAGGTGCCGCCTAGGTGCTTCAGTGGCCACCTCACCTGAAGGCCTGGAAAGCATTAAGTGCTTAAGTAGTTGGGTTGTCAAAGTGCCAAGGTCGGACCTCCCAGGCACTTGAGTGGACATATGCAATGAACTTGATAGATCGTACATAAAGACGCTAGTAATAAGGTTGGCATGAGATCGTACATAAGATGATTACAGTATGCTTGTCCATAAGATGACTGTACATAGATGCGTGGTATTATGGGACAAAAAAAGGTGCAATACTCCTAATGGAAGATGAGGTTATGGAAATAAATGCTCAGTAAGTTTCAGTCAAGTACATAATACCAGAAATATGCAATACAACAGTGGAGCACATAAATCAAAAACAAATACTTGGATATCATAACTTTGCACAATATTTCTACTCAACCAATCATGAGGTTCATGGACAATTTTAGATCCATGGAAAATGAATAATGTAAGAAACTACAACCATATGACTTACAGCCTCTTTGGGTGATAACAGTGAATCCTCCAAAGCTTTGTGCTTTGAATTGTCTCCGTGTTGACCAGAACCTGAACCATGTCTCCTAGCAAATGCCTCAACTGCACCAGAGAACCTATCACGAACCTCTTGCCCCACTGGGAAAAAAAAGTGAAGAAATCTTAAGCTGTCAGAGATCCTGAGAACACATGCTGGCCCTCCCCAGATAATAACTTTACAGAATTAGAAAACCAACCTGAAGTTCTTTCTGCCCTTTCTGTGGATGGTCCAACAGCTCCACCTGTTCTCCCACTGGGCTGCTGAAAAATAAGAAATGATGGAGTATAAGCACAAGAGAGAAGCAATATAGGCCAAACTCAGAACATGGAAGGCATCTTATAGCACATACTCTCACTCTAGGATTGGAGCCAATCTGGGGATACTTCAATATGGTCCAGTCAAAAACATAATCAAATTGATAACCTGTGTAGTGCTTTGGTCAGGAACTGTGTagcatattttagaaaaaaaagggaCAAAACTTCATTGTTTGAGTGCAACTGCTATAGGAAAGTATTACAAAATCAACATGAAACATATTGATCAGACCAACCTTCTCGAATAAAGAGGTCACGGAAAAGTCTCTTCAAATAAGAGTAATCTGGCTTGTCCTCAAAACGCAATGATCGACAATAGTGGAAGTATGAAATAAACTCTGATGGATATGATTTGCACAGCACCTGCCTCACAATGTTGTGCAATATATCTATTAACCTCCCCATACTTGCATTGGAAATGTAATCATATGACCATCACACTTAAGATCATTAAATTCCTTGATGTAATGGAAAGATACAAAAAACACATACGAACATGATAAAGTACCTCAACTGGGGTAAGCATTTTTTTTTCACTAATCTTGTCATACTTCTGCTTTTTAGTGCCAGCTTTTAAACCCTGCCAGGGAAGGCTGAAGTGCAAATACCAAAAAGGTAATAAGAACATAAAAGAAGCATAACCATATAAGCATCCATCACAtggtcaaagaagaagaaacagaaatCATAGAACTAACCTTCCTCTTAGGAAATACATGAGCACATAACCAAGAGACTCCAAATCATCTCTCCTGCTTTGTTCTGCAGGAACATAAAGTAAGAACAAAGAGATGCTGCAGATAGTTTAAATATGTGAGGCATGATGCTCACCAACTCCAAGATGAGTATTGACACTGGCATATCTTGCTGTTCCTGTAAGATTCTTGTTCTCCCTGTAAAGGAGGCTTTAATACATCTTCAGTAAATGCACCAGAAGGCAAACATTTACTAACAAATATCTCAGGAAAAATGACTTACACATACAGTGATATGAATTTTGAAAGAAGGCATATTCTCAGAATCATGGTCAATGAAACAAGCATATACATTAGGTGACATGGTTGCCAAGGCATAACCATAATGAAAATGAAATTATGAGGAACCATAACGTGCTTTACACATCAAAGTATGAATACCACCGCATGCAACATATAAAACATACATGCACACATGCATATGTATACTATACTGATACTTTTGCATACATGGGATCACAAATTTATAATGACAATCTCACTTGTATTAGTTTACcaagaaaagaataaaagatgGCATTGGAACTGTTTCAGATTTTAGGGAAACAAATTATCAGAAATACAAATAACAGTTTAATATAGTTTGACGCATAAGGGTGGTTATGGCACCGTGGATCAAACAAAGTCTCATACTTGAGGAACTGATGTACTTGAGGCCACAGTCCAACTGAAGACCACAAAAATCTACTGGAACCAGGCCTGGGCAAGCCAACCATACATGCAGAGGCTGAAGCCTGGTCCAAATCAAGATCATCTTATGATAATCCAAATCAAGGGAAGCCATTCAAGAAACAAAATTGGGCCATTCCTTCATGATCCCTCTGTGATAGCCATTCAAGAAGCCATGCTTGCATGTGTATAACTGATACATTCATGCATGGCCTgtgatgcatgcatgcatatgtttCTGTGACAGAGGATCTTTATTTTTGTTGCTTTGCAACTTAGCCTTGATCCAAGTCAAAGAACAGTTCAAGCTCTAGCTGCTGCCATAGGTTGCTAGACTCCCACTGACTTTAGATGCTGAGATCCATCCAAGAAGAAAATAGTGAGGTCTGTTAATTCAGTGAATCCTGGAAGACAAAGGATTCAGGTGAATGATTAGTTAGAAGAGGGGTTTGCTGTGAAGTCGTGAACCCTTTTATCATCTCCTTCTTGTCTTGCACCTCTCAAAGAAATTTGCGTTGTATCAGGTGGTTTCCTTAATAATGATCATACTAAATATTTGCAAAGTAATTTATACATAATCAGGATCACAATTGGGTTGACAGGATGCTGTTGGGTTCTAGCATAGTTTAATTTGGGTTATTTGAATAGAAGGAATAAACTAGGGGCAAAATGAAGGAATAGGATGAGCAAGTCCGGATAAAAATATTCAACCATTTTTACCAAATAGCTTCATCTGAGTTAAAGTGGAGACAGTGCCTAAAAGGCACTTTCAGCTTTTCTGATATTCCAAAAGTACCCTTCCTTTAACATGCTTTCTTCTGAAGCCAAAAAGGTTGCTTGGCAAAATAAAAAGCTGGGTAAGTGGGTTTTATTCAAACTTATCCcagtttattaaaaaaaattgttggGAAACAAAGCTGAAAAAGCAGGGTTTTTCCAGGTTTATTCCAGTACATTTACAAACCAATAAGGGCCTAAGTCCTTGATTCATTTGCCTATGGGTTGATGGTTAAGGTCTATTTGAAGGGCCCGACCAGACCCCATCCCTACCCAAACTATAGTACTATACAATATTTATCAAATGAATCTTTTCTGAATCAACCTGTTACAACCTAACCTTAACCAATGTAATTTGTGTTTGGGTTCAGGACCATGGAATAAAATGAGATTTGGGTTTTGGTTTTGAGTTTGCTTTCCAGCTGGGTTTGTACCGGACATTTTCTTGCTTGGGTGACGTATGGGTCGGCCTAAACCCACCCAACCCAACGAAGTTGAAGTCATAAATACCAGTACAAAGTATGAACAATCTGTACACTATATATAACAGGAAGGGTTTAGGAATTTAAAGaactcaaaaatatagatgattaGATCACTGTGCACATATGATCTGACTATCATTTTATGCAACTAAAAGCATTTAGATGCAAAATACAGAGTATTTCGATATAAAGACACAAGAAAATCCTATATACACTTTTCATTTTAAAGTATTGATCTAGAGCAAATGATTTCCCTAGTGACAGAGAAACACAAAATGAAATCCAAGGTCACTTTATCTGAACTACTTTTCTGGGACTCAAAATCTCATATCCTTGAGCATGATCTTGAAAGAGCTAATGTCAATGTCAGAAAATTCCTGAGATAAATTGATACGTTAAGATAAATAGATATGATTATTGATAACCCATAGTTCAACATTTGGTTTGATTGTTCACATAAGTTGAAAGTACGCTTGCCACTACAATGTCCAGAAATCTTCAGAAATCCCTCTTCAATGCCTCTGCCATTCAATTTCTCCTTGCAGAGATAACTAGCTATAGTGATGATGTATATGAATCAGTAAAGATAATGGACAGTGATGAAGAGAGGGCAAGAACATTGGTATGTACATAGACTAGTGGTCAGCCCAAGTGAATAGAGTATGATAACTGAAAGTAGGCAATATGAACCACACACCTTCAAACAAATTGTTCACTTAACTTGCCAATTCATAAATCAAGTATTTACTGAACCAACTGGTTCATTTCGTGAAGTAGGTTTAACTCAGGGCTGAATTGAATTCGTCTATTATCAAGGAACAGGAGAAATGAGAGGTTTAAGCCACTCACATATAGACTGAAGTCACTGAACCAATTGGTTCACTTCAAAGCAGGTTGAATTAGGGGCTAAATTTAATTAGTCTAGCATCAAAAACAAGGGAGACAATAAGCTTAAAAGAATAAATCTAGCAAAATGACCCACCACCATGTCAATCAACAGATCGTTAGCTGAAGTTAGCAACCCATGTTTGACCAATTTCGGTGAACTGGTTCACTTGTTTTAGGAGGATTTAAGTGTTCTATGGGGTGAAGGAAATGAATATGCCTCTGTACTGAATATGCAGACTAATCAACTCATTAAAAAATATCCAGTCTAACTACGAGAGGCTTGCTAGATATCTGAACTTCATGTAAGTTAATTGGAATGAAAATATGAGCTAGGCATCTCCATGCAAAAGCTAGAAATAGTGTTTAAGCCTCTTTGACTCCATTTTAGTTCTTTTGCAACCATCTGATCTTGGATTTAAAGAATATGAAGCAACATGCATAcaacccttttttctttttccaaagTATCCAAGATGACCTTCTTAAATAAAACAACAAGTTAAATGACATAATCAAATTCAAGTTCatctcataaataaatataacaaCAAGTACAACATTAAAATGCTTGCTACCAGTATGCAGGAAAAGGCAACCTTTAATCTGAAAGTGATATGAGAAGTAAATGACTCTTCACCTGTAAGGTATGTGCTTCTGAGTTTGCAGGTCTCTATATTTTTTTGCGAGGCCATAGTCTATAATATAAACCTGATATAAAGAATGCAACATCAAATTAGCACGAAATGATGCTGCCAgattttggatttgaatataAAATATAACAGATGAAGATTCATTTATCCAGCTGCACTAGCAATTTAACATCAAATGAAGATGCATATGCAAAACCTTAAACTCTAAATACATAATCTGATACTTAACATACAACTAAAGAAAACTTGAATAGGTAAAGGAAAACAATGCAACAGTGGGAAACCAGCAGAAACTTATGCTGCATATATGGCACTAAATCAGAAAACAAAAATGCAAACCTAATTCTTCCCACTATCTGGCTTAGGATTTTTGACATTCATGATGAATATCCTCTTTACTTTTACCAGTCCATTGTGAACAACAATCTACAACAAATAATCAAATGCTGGTATTCTCTGATGGTTCATGTTACAGTGCTCAAGTTTCAAGCATGGTTGTCACAAGCACCCACATTTGCGCCTAGAATAGGCCTGCCTAAACAGCCCACAGCATAGGCGATTACTGAGCAATCTAGGCACCTACCTGAGCAATCTGGTGTTGCCTAGGCCACCCAATTTTAATAGGCAATCAACTAGCCCAGCCCAAATAGACCCACACCTGATACAAGAGACTGGGTCAAGAGCGGGTCGGGTcaattcatataataaaaaaaaaaagaatgaaaagggaaaaagaaaggaGGTGATTTCCTTCGACATGATCATTCTCTCATACACGATCCAACCTAAGGCCAGCTTTCTCCTACCTCTTGAATGATGCCAACACTCTACTCTCCATTCCCTTCCAACTCTGAACGGTCGCCAACAAGGCTTGCATGATGGCCAGCAAGGTCTTCACAGTAGTTGATAATGATGCTTCATCTCATTCTCTCTCCAATAAGtctcttgctctctctctttcattttaTCTACCTGCCCTCCTCTCCCCTCCTCTATTTCTGACTCCCTCTCCGTCTCCATTTTTCTCTTTCATATTGTTAAGCTCCCAAAGGATGGGGTTACCTCAAAGTCTCCAAGCCATATTATGCCATGGCTGTTAGGGAGTAAAAGTCACTATTTGTAGTTGTTACCATTTTCCTTCTCTTAAAATTATTTGGATGACTTTGTTAAAATATTTAGGGTTTAGGGAGTTAGATAAACCATTTTTGGGGTACTCCCGATGCTTCgaattttattgtaaattttggtcaattatatttttttggttaAAATAGTTCTGCTCTGTTTATTCTCAAACTTTTGCTTTTGTTTTCATATTTGCTAAATAGCAGTATTTGGTAGAAGAAAGAAAGCTTAAAATTTCTGTTCAGGGGAGGGAAATGGAACTTTTTCAAAGCCTAAACAGCTCAACTTccactttcttttttttctttggctCTGTTTGATATGGTAATAATacagaaaaaaattgaataatcaTGCTCTCCTTTATGTTACGgagcattttatttttattttatgtttgTCTTGTTCTGTTATGCTCTAcgctctcaaaaaaaatcttacttTCTTTTCATCTATCTTCGGAAATTGCTAGTGTCACGAAGATTGTCatagtagaaagtaattttttcCAATAGTATCCTGATAATTTTATAACAAAAATCATTCCAAGTATGTCCTCTATCATTTGATCTAAGACAATAATGGCATTGCATACTTGTGTTCTGTAAGTTTAGAATAAACAACAAAATGAGGACAGGCTAGGAAATACCATGTTTTGAGCAAAACTCGTGCACTAATTGCTACAAATGTATTTATTGGTCAAGTTTATCAAGGACAATGCAAGTCTTAATAATTCAAACACATGGAGGTATAGATTATTCTGTAAATTTTGTACAAATTTTGTCATCTGAGTGATCGCCTAATCACCTAGCATATAGGAGGGGCCATTGCCTATGGTTGCCTGGCCTATTTGACAACAATGGTTTCAAGCAAGGTTCCCCGGCTCGGAACTGCAAAAGCCTCCTGAATAAGCATAACAACAAGTCAACAGCACCAGGCTGGTGTGATTACTTGTTCTCAGTGCAGGATATCAGACATCATGTCCCCACAAAAAAATTGAGGAAATCAATCACACTCTTCATTATGTAATTCACTCCAAATCAAGTATATACTATCTCTATATGATAAAAAATgcatgcattaaaaaaaaaaaaacattcaatTTGTCATCCATTTAACTCCTAGCCTGAAATCCATACATGTCATGTTATGAGGATATTTTTCAATCACACCATTGACATGATAAGAAGACATCTAATAAGAAGCAATAAGCCAGCCTTTTAATTTAACACAATGGAGATGTTCGAGAGAACAAACATTTCATGTAAACAGTCATGAGTGGCATGAAAATCTGAATCCCTAGAATTTCAATAGGCAGTCAAGTCTGGTGTAGACAGATACCTAGATATGCTGTTAAATAGATAAGTCTACAAACTCTTTTTTCTTGGTTACAAAActtcaaaaataataatttcGAGGATAGAGTAATGTaaaaaaagaatatttaaaaaaaaaaaaaaaactctacatCATTTTTCTTTGAAAAGCTAATCTTGTGGATGCCAACTATGCAATTTTCACATTAAACTGGTATCACCTGTAGGAATGAGATAGTCGCCAACCTGATTTGCTTTACGACCTAAACCCATGAGGAAATTGTCTGGCTTAATATCACGATGAAGAAAGCCCCTTGAGTGCATGTACTCAACTCGGTTAAGCTGCATAGAAATATAGATAGACAACAAAACCAGtcaaaatcatcaaataaatGTTGTTCAGTAAGCAAGAATTTTCAATGAGTAGCCAAGGGTAAAAATTCTGctcttttttttgatacatagTATCATCATTAAGAACATAAAATAATGGACAATTAGAAACTGGTGCACTTACTAATTGATCAGCAAGCATAAGTACTGTTTTCAATGAGAATTTCCTGTTGCAGTAATTAAACAGATCTTCCAAGCTTGGTCCAAGAAGATCAATGACCATGACATTGTAATCTCCCTCCACACCAAACCACTTCAAGTGGGGAATTCCGGCTTTGTTTAAATAGCATAAAACAAAGAAATCACCAAGGTTGACAATATAAACATATGAGTCGTGTATCTAGAGATTAGAACTTACTCCCCCCCTGAAGCAGCATATACAATTTAGACTCGTAGTGAAGCTGGGGATGTTTCGTCTTCACAGATTCCTGATGATTATAGTATATAAAtggaaattagaaaataaaatttatcactTGGCATTAAAGATATAACATACGAGTTAAGACTATTATGCAGAAGAATTTTGAACGGATGTGAGATGAAGACATAAATAAAGTTTAGTAGTTATTTTATACACTCCTACCTAGTTTCATTGTAACCCACATGATACCACAGCTACATGGATCATTTAACAATGTCAGAAACCATACATAAAAATTTACCAAAATCAATTTTCCATGGATCACTCCTATCACATGTAATCTCAGCTCATTCCTGCAAATTCAACATTCCATGAACCAAGCCAGAAAGACAAACTCAACTTGTCATTCTACTTAAAGAAAATAAGATTTGACTATAATTTCATGCTCTACTACGAAATAGCATGTTTTACTCTAAGACTACAACTCTAGGAAGCAAAAACCAGAAAGGCAGAGGGAGGAATTGTTCGATCACAAATCAAACCACATGGTTAATTAGGGAGAAAAAACTTCCTTCTCGAAAATACAGTCAGAGCCTTATAGGTGAATACCAGGTCAATTacacttaaaaaaataaatggaagTAACTTGTTGCTTAATCTCAGATTGAACCTATATATAATGCAGTACAATATATATAAACAGCATAATATGAAAGATGAAAAATGTTGGCAAAATAATCGTAGGAGCCAAATATATGTATAAGCAGCCTGCCTAGTGTCATCCCAGAATCTTCCAAGTTGCTTAAATTCTAAGACGAAAGTACTTTTTCCAAAACCAACAGAATGGTTCACTTTAGAATAACATTTCTTatgttgaaaaaaataaaagaaaaagaaagaaaaacatgaAAGGTTTTGTGAAAAAATTTAGTCACTTTATTCTTAAACAGATGGCCAGTCACAGAAATGGAACACTCCGAGAAATTAAGGAAAACaaacataaaagaagaaaaacttGAAAACATCTTGAGACTTTATATGACTACAGATGTGGAAGAAGACTTTCAGCACATACCAATTTGATGGCCACTTCTTCTCCACTCTGTATATTAACCCCTATGCCAAATCAacccaagaaaaaaaataaaataaatctctcatcatacaataatgaaaaacaaactacaagaAAGCAACTGAATACCAAAAAGGATTGGCAATTAAAAATACCTAGATAGAGCTCGCCAAACGAGCCACTCCCGATCTTCCTCCCGAGCTTAAACTTCCCCCCAATGACATGCTCCatgataatttataaaataaagtatAAGATCCAAACAAGAATACAAACAAAAAACCAATCCAATAACCCCCCAAAAAGCTGCTTCTTTACACAAAGAATCCTCGAATATTacagaaaaaattaaaagaaaaaagaaaactttcCGTGTATAACCCGCTCATACACTCCTTCAAGAACTCCAATCTTCCAACGGAACCAAAATTAGAAGCATCAGAAAACTGTTCCTCCAATCTATAAGGATTTACCACCACCGAACCCAACACCGAACCCTAGATCACCACCCCCATAACTTCTCTCCTCGCATTCCCAAGATGCTAGGGACCTACATTACCACCGAATCGAAACCCCATCGTTCCAACCCAATCATCGGACCCTCCGCATTCCGATTCCCACACAGCCGGATTCCAGAATGCGACATCCAGAATCAGAACCCCGAGATTCCCCACCGCCGAAGCCACCGGGTCCTAAGAATCGATCCACATTACCGTGGAAACAACGCACACGCCATCGATCCGGCCCGGACACCTAGAATCCCCCACCCCCGGCACGAGTCACCCCGTGAGATCGGATTAACGATGAAGAACGGAAAATCTGCTACCCCGATC from Elaeis guineensis isolate ETL-2024a chromosome 4, EG11, whole genome shotgun sequence includes these protein-coding regions:
- the LOC105033608 gene encoding casein kinase 1 isoform X1, encoding MEHVIGGKFKLGRKIGSGSFGELYLGVNIQSGEEVAIKLESVKTKHPQLHYESKLYMLLQGGTGIPHLKWFGVEGDYNVMVIDLLGPSLEDLFNYCNRKFSLKTVLMLADQLLNRVEYMHSRGFLHRDIKPDNFLMGLGRKANQVYIIDYGLAKKYRDLQTQKHIPYRENKNLTGTARYASVNTHLGVEQSRRDDLESLGYVLMYFLRGSLPWQGLKAGTKKQKYDKISEKKMLTPVEVLCKSYPSEFISYFHYCRSLRFEDKPDYSYLKRLFRDLFIREGYQFDYVFDWTILKYPQIGSNPRVRQPSGRTGGAVGPSTERAERTSVGQEVRDRFSGAVEAFARRHGSGSGQHGDNSKHKALEDSLLSPKEAVHDSDKTHASSSRNGSTSKRAVISSSRPSSSADPSDQQLSRTSRLLSSSTNSRPSTAQRLHHSGPEPRVSPVARKAPGRVSRDDPPHRSFEFLSISGERRK
- the LOC105033608 gene encoding casein kinase 1 isoform X2, encoding MLLQGGTGIPHLKWFGVEGDYNVMVIDLLGPSLEDLFNYCNRKFSLKTVLMLADQLLNRVEYMHSRGFLHRDIKPDNFLMGLGRKANQVYIIDYGLAKKYRDLQTQKHIPYRENKNLTGTARYASVNTHLGVEQSRRDDLESLGYVLMYFLRGSLPWQGLKAGTKKQKYDKISEKKMLTPVEVLCKSYPSEFISYFHYCRSLRFEDKPDYSYLKRLFRDLFIREGYQFDYVFDWTILKYPQIGSNPRVRQPSGRTGGAVGPSTERAERTSVGQEVRDRFSGAVEAFARRHGSGSGQHGDNSKHKALEDSLLSPKEAVHDSDKTHASSSRNGSTSKRAVISSSRPSSSADPSDQQLSRTSRLLSSSTNSRPSTAQRLHHSGPEPRVSPVARKAPGRVSRDDPPHRSFEFLSISGERRK